Proteins from one Sylvia atricapilla isolate bSylAtr1 chromosome 1, bSylAtr1.pri, whole genome shotgun sequence genomic window:
- the LOC136364623 gene encoding LOW QUALITY PROTEIN: transmembrane protein 14C-like (The sequence of the model RefSeq protein was modified relative to this genomic sequence to represent the inferred CDS: inserted 1 base in 1 codon), which yields MAVDWLGFGYAALVASGWIIGYAKAGSVPSLAAGLFFGSLAGLGAYQVSQNPNNIWVSLITSGALTAVMGTRFYHSRKFXAAGLIAGVSLLMVGRLALKMLEKPQEK from the exons ATGGCAGTGGACTGGCTGGGCTTTGGCTACGCCGCGCTGGTGGCTTCGGGATGGATCATTGGCTATGCAAAAGCAG GTAGTGTTCCATCATTAGCTGCTGGCCTTTTCTTTGGGAGTTTGGCTGGACTGGGTGCTTATCAGGTCTCACAGAATCCAAATAACATTTGGGTTTCTCTGa TTACATCTGGAGCACTGACTGCTGTCATGGGAACAAGATTTTACCACTCCAGAAAAT ATGCTGCAGGGCTAATTGCTGGTGTCAG TTTGCTAATGGTTGGAAGATTAGCACTGAAGATGTTGGAAAAGCCCCAGGAAAAGTAA